GCCGTTTTCTTTTTATTAACATTGGTTGTTTTCCACCCAATTCAATGGTTTTGTTTTAATGTGCTAGGTCGTAAAGCCCATAAAATTAGTGTAGATTGGTTGCAATTCTTCATTATGCGCTGTACCAATATTTTAGGAACGCGTTACACTTTTACCAACACCCATGATATTCCAAAGGGTCACCCTGTAATTATTGTGGCTAACCATCAAAGCATGTATGATATTTCGCCTATAATGTGGTATTTGCGCGAGATCAATCCAAAATTTATTAGTAAACAGGAACTTGGAAGAGGTATTCCAAGTGTGTCCTATAATTTACGTCATGGTGGATCGGTTTTAATCGACAGAAAAAACCCAAGACAAGCACTTCCGGCACTGATGAAGTTTGGTGAATATATTGAAGAAACCAAGGGTACAGCTGTTATTTTCCCAGAAGGTACGCGAAGTAAAAATGGCCAACCTAAACCATTTCAAACAAAAGGACTCGAAATTTTAATTAAAAAAATCCCGTCCGCCATTATAGTTCCTATTACCATTAACAATTCCTGGAAGCTATTAAAATATGGGAAATTCCCAATGGGAATTGGAAATCATGTAAAATTAACGGTTCATAACCCTATAAAATTAGCTACCTTTGAGAATAAGTCGAAGCTAATTGAGCAAATTGAAAGCACAATTGCCTCGGCAATAGAACTTTAAAATTCAACATTATGTCTTTAAAAAACGTACGATTGGAAGTCATGCAACACCTTGAAAAGGATGTGGATGCACTTATAGAAAAATATTTAATTCCTGTTGATAGTATTTGGCAACCATCAGATTTTTTACCGAATTCTGAAAGTGATAATTTTCTAGAAAGTGTGAAAGAAATCCGTGAGCTTTCTAAAGAATTGCCTTACGATTTTTGGGTAGTTTTAGTAGGTGATATGATTACTGAAGAAGCCTTACCAACCTACGAATCTTGGTTAATGGATGTAGAAGGTGTGGATCAAGTGGGACGAAATTCTTGGGGAAAATGGGTTCGCCATTGGACCGCTGAAGAAAACCGTCATGGTGATGTACTGAATAAATACTTGTATTTATCGGGACGCGTAAATATGAAAGAAATTGAAATAACCACACAGCACCTTATTGCTGATGGTTTTGATATTGGAACTGATCGTGATCCTTATAAAAACTTTTTATACACCAGCTTTCAGGAATTGGCAACTTATATTTCGCACAACCGCGTAGCCAAATTAGCAAAAGACAGAGGCAACAAGCAACTATCTAAAATGTGTAAAATTATTTCTGGTGATGAAATGCGTCACCATCATGCTTACTGTGAGTTTGTAGAACGCATTTTTGCTGTAGACCCTAATCAGATGATGCTTGCGTTTCAACACATGATGAAATTAAAAATCACAATGCCAGCACATTTTTTAAGAGAATCTGGAAATAAAATAGGAACAGCTTTTGAAGAGTTTTCAAACACAGCACAGCGAATAGGTGTCTATACATCTGCTGATTATGTGGCTATTTTAGACAAATTATTAGTGCGTTGGGAAATTGATAAAATTACCAATCTGTCTGATGAAGCTGAAAAAGCAAGAGATTACCTCATGAAATTACCAGCGCGTTTAACCCGACTTTCGGAACGCATGAAAGTACCTGAAAACTCATTTCAGTTTAAGTGGGTGGAGCCCGCTTCTTTAAAGTAATATTTCAGATATTAATTTTTAAATTCCTTTCAGTTTACTGGAAGGAATTCTTATTTTTAACACTTTATGAAAAATCAACAAACACTAACAAATACCATCGCTTTTGTAAAAACCCAGTTACAAGATGCCGAAGGGGGACACGACTGGTTTCATATAGAACGTGTATATAAAAACGCCTTACTTATTTCAAAAAACGAAGCTGTCGATGATTTTGTTGTCGCTTTAGGAGCTTTACTTCATGACATTGCAGATAGTAAATTCCATAATGGCAATGAAACTATTGGTCCACAAACAGCACGTGAATTTTTGTTTAAAGAAAATGTGGATTCCAAAACCATTGAGCATGTCGTTCAAATTATTACGCATATTTCATATAGTTCAAGTTTAGATCCCAATAAATCTTTTTCATCACCCGAATTGGATGTGGTTCAAGATGCGGACAGACTAGATGCATTAGGAGCCATAGGCATTGCCAGAACTTTTAATTATGGTGGCTTT
Above is a window of Bizionia sp. M204 DNA encoding:
- a CDS encoding 1-acyl-sn-glycerol-3-phosphate acyltransferase, translated to MEKIVAYILTSIYAVFFLLTLVVFHPIQWFCFNVLGRKAHKISVDWLQFFIMRCTNILGTRYTFTNTHDIPKGHPVIIVANHQSMYDISPIMWYLREINPKFISKQELGRGIPSVSYNLRHGGSVLIDRKNPRQALPALMKFGEYIEETKGTAVIFPEGTRSKNGQPKPFQTKGLEILIKKIPSAIIVPITINNSWKLLKYGKFPMGIGNHVKLTVHNPIKLATFENKSKLIEQIESTIASAIEL
- a CDS encoding acyl-ACP desaturase, with protein sequence MSLKNVRLEVMQHLEKDVDALIEKYLIPVDSIWQPSDFLPNSESDNFLESVKEIRELSKELPYDFWVVLVGDMITEEALPTYESWLMDVEGVDQVGRNSWGKWVRHWTAEENRHGDVLNKYLYLSGRVNMKEIEITTQHLIADGFDIGTDRDPYKNFLYTSFQELATYISHNRVAKLAKDRGNKQLSKMCKIISGDEMRHHHAYCEFVERIFAVDPNQMMLAFQHMMKLKITMPAHFLRESGNKIGTAFEEFSNTAQRIGVYTSADYVAILDKLLVRWEIDKITNLSDEAEKARDYLMKLPARLTRLSERMKVPENSFQFKWVEPASLK
- a CDS encoding HD domain-containing protein, which translates into the protein MKNQQTLTNTIAFVKTQLQDAEGGHDWFHIERVYKNALLISKNEAVDDFVVALGALLHDIADSKFHNGNETIGPQTAREFLFKENVDSKTIEHVVQIITHISYSSSLDPNKSFSSPELDVVQDADRLDALGAIGIARTFNYGGFKNRALYNPEIKPDLTMDKETYKKSKAPTINHFYEKLLRLKDTMNTKTGKKIAEKRHQFMLGFLEQFFAEWDGKR